TGGAGTATTTATAGTTTTTTTCAAAGACGCTAAATATCTAGCGCTGCCTTCATGCTGTACCCTGTTTGTGTGAGCGCTTGTCCGCAACACGCCCCAGTGAAAATGCATCCCTTTGAAACACTGCCCAAAACAATTAACTTTAAACGTAAGCGTACAGATAAGAAACATTTATTAGTTCAAGAACGGTTGTGCTTTTCGTGTTTTTCGTTATATTGGGAGGTGCCTTGTCCATTTCCATgttaaaaattttaaaataatacacaaaaATGACAAATTGCTTTTATATGCCTGAGACCTTTTTTAAGAAAAGGTGTTATAAAGTTGTATGACCGCTTttattgaataaataaatgataaatacGTATTATTCTCAGGTAATGAGTACTTACATCAAATCCACGTATTTGACTCTTTTCTTATATAGTGCTTATACAATCATTTGTGAGTGTTCTGGGGTCTCTGGTAAATTACATTTATGTGTGGATAATAACTTTAATAATACGGCTGAATCTTGGAACTTTCATATGAAGTTTCAGCATTGTgatagttttatttttaatttggagcacacagacagcagaaagaacaaggtttaaaatatcagtcagAGTGCATtgacatttacttatttatgaaAGCTTTTGTACAAAGTCACatacaaatagcacattacaaacatacttCTGTCAAGGAGTTGGTTGGGCATAAGTGTGGCTTTTCTGATCTTCCAATGGATGCCCATttacaaatgtaattaaaattgaAGTATACACACGTatacaaatatattttaaaaaaaagaacctATTAACCTGTTAAAATCAAAGTGCATCACTAAGAGCATTCAGAGAACATAGATTGGTTTAGGCTACTAGAGGTGTTCCGGGAAGAAATGGGTCTTGATAGGTCACAGTACCACCAAAGCTAGTGCAATACAATATCTACAGTAATTCAAGTCATGTCAGATCAATTTCATTTATAGAGCATATTTAACCCCTGACCAGCTCTAATCTTAactttaaataaacaaacaaaatacgagacttgtggcatttttactttttgattACATTGACAGATCTTTGTAGGAAACTGAaatatggtccccacaatgtaatataaacttaatctacacacacacactccagttTGTCAACTGCTGTTGTTTTAAGGTCATCATGctaggattagagttttccccatagaaatgaatgtggagtccccacaaatatataactacaaacctgtgtgtgtgtatgtgcaaaacaatatttaaatatttacagcTATTCAGTGAAGTGTCATACGGACATTACGTAATTATTACAAATTTAATTGGCTTGTACATTTCACTGATGAAACACGGCATTAATACAATTGCACTACACAATTGGCTCTAACCTGGTCCCTATGTCTCACCGGCATCACAGACAGTGATGCCACAAGCAACAGGTCCTTGAAATGTAAATCCCACATAAAATTCAACATTCTCGTTACCATCAGGTACTGAATCAGAGTTCAGGGCACGTATCTTGATCTCCTTCCCTTTACAGCCTTTGATATAGACATTTCCATGTTCCGTCCAGCCTTGAACACGTTTCAGCATGTGCACAATCTCTGGCGTTTTCCAGATATATCCATCAAACCACTTAATTCTTTTTTGTGACACTGTGAATGTTTTGAAGGCCTGTATCATACTTTTGTGGACAATCTTACTCAGGCCACTTCCTTTGCCAAGGTAGAAATGCGTGAAAACTCTCAGCTCTTTGTGAGgcacatttttctgtttaattttgAAGCTTCGTTTCAAAACATCCAAAGCAGACATAAGGATTTCATATTTGTTATCTCTCTCCTGATTGGTGTCGCCATCCTCTGGCCAGAAAAGCAATGTGAGTAAGAACAGGGCATTGGGGTGACATCTGTCTCTGTCCCGAGGGAACTGATGGCTGCATGCTTGAAGCTCCTTGAGTTTAGAAGTGGATGCACTTGAAACACACCCTAAGGCTATCTGAGATGCTATGTAGTTGGCCAGTTCCATTTGATCAAGTTTCTTCAGCCCACCGTATACAGTAACGATGGATTCTAGTTGGTCCTGTTTCTTTTCAGACAAAAGAGAAAAGATGCTGGTAATATTATCACCTCCAAGAGAGCAAAGTTTCATGCGTGTTGATAATTGATTTTGTTCTTTGGAGGGCAACTCTACATCTTTGAAAAAATTCCCATACCAGGCAGTTTGTCTTGCAAGCCATTTTACTGGATTCCTTATTTTCAGTTCAGTGCTGTATTGTTCATCATCATCCAAACTGACGTCCATCTGGAAATAGCTCAGATCTTCTGAAATCCTTGTGAGGGCATCATGCATATTCTTGTGAATGAATTTCAGTTTACTGTGAAAACACTCCCACGGCTTTTTCACCCTTTCTGGAATGTGACCTGTCACTAAGTACTGCATGCACTCAGAGCGGCCCTTTTCTCCACGTGGAAACACTTTCAAGACTAGATCCAAAAGATCACGCTCTACTTGAACTTCTGAGAAGTAGCCTGAATTATTCATAGAGTCCTGTTCCAAATTGGCTGCTCCCTCGCAAGTTCTGAAGCATTCAATTGCTTCTAGCGCTGTTGCAATTGTGTCCACAGTGCTTTCAGGActgatgttaccttcaagatTTTTATATTTGTCATTGAACCATCTTTTAAATACTTGGCCCTTTGTATCCAAGATATAGGAGTTGTGTGGCATCTTTTTCTCGGCTGTATCTGCCCAGACCTTAGCTTCTGGAAACTTCTCATATGTGTAACACAACCGTGCAAGCTGCTGAGCAAAGAAGGGATCTTCATTAAACCGCGTGTAGGCCGCTTTCAGGATCTCGAAAGCCTTTTCCGGATTTTCCTTCTCCAAAATGTGTTCAATGAGGGGAGAAAATGAAGTGTCAGATTTGTCTCCTTTAATGATCTTATTGCGTCTCATGCAGAGGTCACGCAGGAATCTGTGGTAATGCTCTTTTCCAAAACTGTTCTGAAAAAGCACATCATCTTTCAGTAGTTTCATGGCTATGTCACTCTGCTGCTGGTCTTTGCCCAAAAGTTGGCGAAGGACTTCTTTAGCAATCAAGGGATGAAGGATGCGTATGCTTTGAATATGAGTCTTCTCATCTCTCAGATGGATGAAGAGAACTTTGGCCTGCTTGTTTAATGATGATTCAAACAAGTGCCTTCTGCATCTATCTGTATGTTTTTTTCTGGTCTGCTTGTTGGCAGTGGGTTCAATATTTGTCTGCATGCTTAGTAGTAGCAGAGCTTCACAATGGGACTGAGAGAGATAGGAGTTTTGCACATAAGTATTGAGTAATGCCACATAATGAATAAGGTGAGTGACAACATCTCCATGCTTAATGCCAACAAGTAAATctttcacaaatttgatgatgtaGTCTTTGTTAAATTCCTCACTCATCAAAACAAAGGTTATGATGTAATTGGCTGAATATTGCTTTTCAACTTCAGTCTTTTTTCGTGCAAACTCTCTCTTCTCTTCTGCTGACAGTTTATGAGTCACGGAAAAATTCTGTAATGGCGACTCCTTGCTCATTTTTTCTGGTTCATGTGATTGTCTGCAGCTTAGTAAAAGAAAACACAGTGTCCCTGGCTTGATCTTCTGAGTTCTCACAGCCGATTCAAGCTCTCTCCTTAGATCTTCAAGGTATTCTGTGTCGAAATCTTCAACCAGCAAAAGAACTGGAAGACATTTCTGTGCGTCGACTTCCTCATACTCTCGCAATTTCACAGCATGCTCAGCCACTTTTGAAGCAGAGAATGAGTGTCTTGCCACTGCACATCTGAAGTTTTTCCTGTTATTCCACAGCACTTGCCGTGCAACAGTGCTTCCACCACTACCTGGTTGGTGGTATATTCTAAGATCATAAACAGCTGGTTGTTCCATATTCCACTTGGGAAGGTCACTGATACGTTTGGAAATTTCTTTATATGTATCTCTCTGGATGAATTCCCCAACATGTTTCTTTTCTGACAGCCAAAAATTGATCCAACTCACTTTGCCCCCGCGATAAAAATTCTCCTCAATGACTTTGATTTCATCCTCAGAATCAGTTATGGTATCATCACACTGGTCAATGCTCAGAATTTCTATAGAAGACATTCTTTCTTCTTCAATCTTTTCAAGTTGGCAAACACCTTTACTGAAGACAGAAAGGTGCTTGGCGACCCTTGTTTTGGAGGGCTGAAGCTGCTGAATTGTAGCATTGACATGGCTCATTTTCATCCCTGAAATACTCTTAGACTGCACAGTCTCAGCAGTGCAAGACCACTGAGCATAACCTTCCCATTTGCTGTAATTGTCTTCAGACTCTGAAATGCAAATGATATCATCATGACCTTGCATTTCAGCAATGAACTCATGGAAAGTGTGAACGATCGGTAGCTCAACTGGAGAGGTAAGAAAGAAAATCACAGAGAAAGTGCCATTTGGTAAGATTTGTTTACAGATCAGACACACTGCCTCCTTTAGAAATGTCTTTCTATTTGTAATCCATGCAATTTCATCACAGGGAGTCTCATTTCCACGGAAATCATTTCGTCCATTGCAAAAAATCCAGCTGACCTGTTCAAACAAACGCAATTCACCTTCAAAGTCTTTAATGCTCATTTCATCTGGTATTTTGTAGTTTTGTAAGAAATGTAAATTTGCTGCATGGTGCTCAATGTATTTTTTGCATAATCCAGATGCTTTGGAGTCGGGGTCAAAGTCAAACACACAGAAAATTTTCAGATCCAGTAAAAAGTCAATGCATTTCAAATGTTCTTCCTGAAATCTGTTTGCAACAACAATGTGCCACTTTTCCTTTTCGATTTTCCCTTTTCCATCAGTGATCAACATCGCCAGTTTTCTTCCAAGGTCAACACTCACATCTGGAACAATGTGGTCCTTTTCAGCTTCTTTTCTAAGCTCATCTCGGTGTCTTAGACTGGAGTAAAACTCTTCCTGATTGCTGATTGGTTCAGTTTTGGAACCATTTCTACGGTACATCGTTTTCTTTTCATATTCCACCTTATTTGAATCCTCCCTGAAATTCGGCAGATGGACAGAGAACAGTTTGCTGGACACGATAATGATTTTTGGTTCAATATCAATTTCTACCACATAATATTTTTCTGTGCTGTCAATGTCTGAAACTTCAATAAACTCCGGTGGGCGAATACACTGTGCTGCGAGCTCACTGTCAGATTTAAAGCACTTATTCATGTAGTCTaatgcatcaacatacacatctTTGTCTTTAATAGGAATACCTATTATCTCACCATGAACATAACCAGAGTCGCTCACACTGTCCATCACACCGAAGTGTATTGTGCCATTTGTTCGCATGTTCATACATCCACAGGCGAATTTGAAAGTTTCTTTGGCAAGTTTGGCTTGTAACCTCTGATTGTCCAAGTCAGCAGCAATTTCAAATGACTTGTATTCATGACAAGGAGAAATCATATCAACAACGCCCGATTCAGGCTTTAACACATTGTGCTTTGCATATGTGAAGTTAACCCCCTCTTTGCCAAAAGGCCGAGGTTTGCAGTCTCTTTTCGCAGACAACCCTCTCTGAGaagctttttttattttggttttTGATTTTACTTTGCTTCCATTCCCACTTAAAACACACTGCTCTTGCTGGTTTGATTGATTTTCACTTTTCCCTGCAGTGGCATCTTGAGGCTTAGTAGCTGGAGAAGAATTGGTGAGCTCATCCCTTTTGGTCATCAGAAGATGGATAGGTCCAGATTTCATTCCAATCTTGTTTTTCAGATATTTTTCAGTTGCTTGTAAGAGGACCACCCCATTGACTTCTTTCTCTTGAAATTTCTGAATATACTTCTCATCAATTTTTATGGACCTCAACCAGGTGCTCACATCGGATTCTGTCCAGCTTTCAATTGGTCGTTTTTCACTTTCCTCAGCTTcaccaagaaaaaaatatataaaacattatATTATACCACCAGAAAATAGGTATATAATTACATCTCCATCAATCTTCCAAACCTATGTGTAGGTACAGGGTCATGgtgtatacacatacatatgtaATTTTGAGGGATCAAACCAATCAATTGTCATATTAAAATTCacttatttatattaaaatatcaaaatatccatgaaatcatccatccatccattctctgtaACCGCTTACCCTATTACATGAGATCAATAGAAGGTAAAATAAAACAGCAGTAGAATAAATCTGCTAAATTAGGAGGAAATTAGCTAATTCAACATGAATTTcaacatcatccatccatccattttctatacccgccTGTCTCATGTAGGGTCAGGGGTCTGGAGCCACAAGCTATCAGCATaaggcaggaaataacccaggatggggcggcaACCCATTACAGAATTTTAACACCATAATTTTACAATTTAAAATTATGTTAAAAAAAGGCAACTCTCTCTACAAAACTAGGGAAACTTACCCATTATGGACTTTTTTTTGCCTGAAGACCAGGGACACGCAGACTGACGCAGGGTAGAGTGTGATACTTAATGCAGAGATTTACCTGCAAAATAAGTAGAGATTAACAAAATGTCAGTTAACATATCAGTATCGCCCGATATCTATTGAAAAAATTAAGATACCGTTATTGGTCCAATATGTTAATATTGACTGAaatttaaactttattaataTTCAAAGTAagcagcaccagagctaaaGACAAAACTACTATAATGATGGAGCTCAAGACAACAAGATGACATGGAAACATGAGTTACCTATAGCGTACAAAATAATGTGTAACCAGGTAAAATACTACTTATGAGATATACCTATGCTTATGCTAATGTGTCACTATTATTGCACAGTCGTTGTTGCCCTTTGGATCCTGTTTAGTCCTTCAACACTGTCCGCTGCGGTACCCACTGGAGCGGTGAGTGAGTCCCACAGCTACGTGCCTCAGAGGTGCCCAAACCCAGTCAGCACTGAGTTCTCAGAGGCATGTCAGCTGAAGTGGAAACCGCCGAAAGGCAGACAATCTGAAAACCTCAGTGCGCGCAGGTCGAGGTGTACCATGTGGTCAGTGTGTAACTTCCTTAGCTCTACATGACAACTGTTTTCATTTATCGTTTTCTTATTGACACATCTTTTATTTTACTGATGCACCTTATTCCAGTTTAATTTTGGGGTGTTTTAGACAATATGACATTTATGAGGGAATTACAGGACCAGGCAACTATGCCGAGAACAGACATAGTTCCTCAGACTTTGTTGTTCAGTATAACAGGAACTTGGCCAATCACTGCTGTCCACAAGAGCCTGCTTTACCACAAGCTCCAGTAATTATCGTCACGTAATCCTACCCTGCCCTCATCTAAAATGACTGGTTCAAGCCAGTTCTGCTTTGTTTCTTTTAGTTCATGCAAATCCTACAAAATGAGATCAGACAGAAATATTTGGCTGTTTTACATGTTTTGCTGGTGATAGATCAGGTCTTGCATAGAAGACTTAGAATGGATTATACAGGCATTTTCAAATTTGTGTCAATTTGCCTCTGTTTGTATTAATGTACAATAATAAGGAAAACAAATAGCTGAAACAATCCATTTTACTGAtctgataaaataaaaatatgagtGAACCGTGGTGAATCGAACCCTCTTGGCTCTTTCCTCGTATAGAGTTACAGGAAAGCTACCCGTAAAAGAAACAAATTTGTAGCTTATCTTTGTACTGACTGTCAATAGGATGTAATTTATCAAAGCACAAGTAGTTAATACAAACACTACTGCTATAAATAAGTAATGTTAAAGTTACCGTTGATTCACACAATTTTGCATTTTATGGCGCCAAAATAGTATGCGATTTCCGTCTCTCTTTCCCACAAATATATTATGACTTCACCAACTCATCTGGATGACCAATAATTTCAAACATCTTGGTCTTTgcctcattttttattttgtcccTGTAACAAACACTCTTTACTGATATCGGTGAAACATGCCAGGGTGACTGAACCTGCAGGTTCACCTTGCTTTATATTGATATGAAAATAATAACACGATCTCCACCTCAGTCGCTGAacacttttctttttattaatacttcccccctcctctctctttttttaagCCAAGGGCAAAGTACTATTCCGCTCTACGGTAGCTCTAAagggacatatatatatataccccaCACACTACAACCATCACAACTCACAAGAACCaccaacacaaaacaaaacaaagtttaGTACACCAGTGAAACATAAAATTAATGTGTTCAGggtaaaataaacacgtattcaatAGATTAGATAATGGATATGTTAATGGGAACTCCAACTATTACAATAGGGCAACCAATATAACGCACTACAGACTGAAATATTTGCACTTGAAGAGTAAAAGTATCCGCCTATGTATATCTCAGTACTGAAAGAACTTTTAACACGTACATTTATTCCGTGTTGACACGACATAAAAAGTCATGtctatatgggtttttcaaccgCGTAGTTTTATGCCGCCTGGGGACGCGGCCCGTAGACATAAGTAAGGAGAAATTTATTGGAGAACAagacataaatgcatttatcaaGATTTACGCGCCCTCCCATAGAGAATGTCGCTTCGACGCTCCCGCTGCTCAATGTGTGAAGGCACGGTAATGCAGGAGTCAAAAAGATAAAAGGTTTAAAGATTGAAATAGacaaaaacatttaatcaaGCTTACCTGATAAAATTCACGCATCTAGCTGAAACTGGTGTGGAACAGAACCTCCTCGACTCCTGTAAGAATAAATCAAATACTTCACaattacagtcgaacctcgttactacgtacaagacgggatatcaaaaacatgtacgttataagtaTAGAACGTTGTgaccacttagtgcaagatggatgaaagaactcacgaaatatccatgtaaatgataaaactttaatagaacagacccttaaattgactacaaaacaaacgaacacattattacttgttaaataattcgacaaagctcatttggatccttgaaattttccttaaattactcacaattacttagtgccggccggcgatTACAGGACCAGGCAACTATGCCAAGAACAGACATAGTTCCTCAGACTTTGTTGTTCAGTATAACAGGAACTTGGCCAATCACTGCTGTCCACAAGAGCCTGCTTTACCACAAGCTCCAGTAATTATCGTCACGTAATCCTACCCTGCCCTCATCTAAAATGACTGGTTCAAGCCAGTTCTGCTTTGTTTCTTTTAGTTCATACAAATCCTACAAAACGAGATCAGACAGAAATATTTGGCTGTTTTACATGTTTTGCTGGTGATAGATCAGGTCTTGCATAGAAGACTTAGAATAGATTATACAGGCATTTTCAAATTTGTGTCAATTTGCCTCTGTTTGTATTAATGTACAATAATAAGGAAAACAAATAGCTGAAACAATCCATTTTATTGAtctgataaaataaaaatatgagtGAACCGTGGTGAATCGAACCCTCTTGGCTCTTTCCTCGTATAGAGTTACAGGAAAGCTACCCGTAAAAGAAACAAATTTGTAGCTTATCTTTGTACTGACTGTCAATAGGATGTAATTTATCAAAGCACAAGTAGTTAATACAAACACTACTGCTATAAATAAGTAATGTTAAAGTTACCGTTGATTCACACAATTTTGCACCAAAATTTTATGGCGCCAAAATAGTATGCGATTTCCATCTCTCTTTCCCACAAATATATTATGACTTCACCAACTCATCTGGATGACCAATAATTTCAAACATCTTGGTCTTTgcctcattttttattttgtcccTGTAACAAACACTCTTTACTGATATCGGTGAAACATGCCAGGGTGACTGAACCTGCAGGTTCACCTAGCTTTATattaataagaaaataataacACGATCTCCACCTCAGTCGCTGAacacttttctttttattaatacttcccccctcctccctcttTTTTTAAGCCAAGGGCAAAGTACTATTCCGCTCTACGGTAGCTCTAAagggacatatatatatatatataccccaCACACTACAACCATCACAACTCACAAGAACCaccaacacaaaacaaaacaaagtttaGTACACCAGTGAAACGTAAAATTAATGTGTTCAGggtaaaataaacacgtattcaatAGATTAGATAATGGATATGTTAATGGGAACTCCAACTATTATAATAGGGCAACCAATATAACGCACTACAAACTGAAACATTTGCACTTGAAGAGTAAAAGTATCCGCCTCTGTATATCTCAGTACTGAAAGACCTTTTAACACGTACATTTATTCCGTGTTGACACGACATAAAAAGTCATGTCTATATAGGTTTTTCAACCGCGTAGTTTTATGCCGCCTGGCGACGCGACCCGTAGACATAAGTAAGGAGAAATTCATTGGAGAAGTagacataaatgcatttatcaaGATTTACGCGCCCTCCTATAGAGAATGTCACTTCGACGCTCCCGCTGCTCAATGTGTGAAGGCACGGTAATGCAGGAGTCAAAAAGATAAAAGCTTTAAAGATTGAAATAGacaaaaacatttaatcaaGCTTACCTGATAAAATTCACACATCTAGCTGAAACTGGTGTGGAACAGAACCTCCTCGACTCCTGTAAGAATAAATCAAATACTTCACaattacagtcgaacctcgttactacgtacaagacgggatatcaaaaacatgtacgttataagtaTAGAACGTTGTgaccacttagtgcaagatggatgaaagaactcacgaaatatccatgtaaatgataaaactttaatagaacagacccttaaattgactacaaaacaaacgaacacattattacttgttaaataattcgacaaagctcatttggatccttgaaattttccttaaattactcacgattacttagtgccggccggcgatTACAGGACCAGGCAACTATGCCAAGAACAGACATAGTTCCTCAGACTTTGTTGTTCAGTATAACAGGAACTTGGCCAATCACTGCTGTCCACAAGAGCCTGCTTTACCACAAGCTCCAGTAATTATCGTCACGTAATCCTACCCTGCCCTCATCTAAAATGACTGGTTCAAGCCAGTTCTGCTTTGCTTCTTTTAGTTCATACAAATCCTACAAAACGAGATCAGACAGAAATATTTGGCTGTTTTACATGTTTTGCTGGTGATAGATCAGGTCTTGCATAGAAGACTTAGAATAGATTATACAGGCATTTTCAAATTTGTGTCAATTTGCCTCTGTTTGTATTAATGTACAATAATAAGGAAAACAAATAGCTGAAACAATCCATTTTATTGAtctgataaaataaaaatatgagtGAACCGTGGTGAATCGAACCCTCTTGGCTCTTTCCTCGTATAGAGTTACAGGAAAGCTACCCGTAAAAGAAACAAATTTGTAGCTTATCTTTGTACTGACTGTCAATAGGATGTAATTTATCAAAGCACAAGTAGTTAATACAAACACTACTGCTATAAATAAGTAATGTTAAAGTTACCGTTGATTCACACAATTTTGCACCAAAATTTTATGGCGCCAAAATAGTATGCGATTTCCATCTCTCTTTCCCACAAATATATTATGACTTCACCAACTCATCTGGATGACCAATAATTTCAAACATCTTGGTCTTTgcctcattttttattttgtcccTGTAACAAACACTCTTTACTGATATCGGTGAAACATGCCAGGGTGACTGAACCTGCAGGTTCACCTTGCTTTATATTGATATGAAAATAATAACACGATCTCCACCTCAGTCGCTGAacacttttctttttattaatacttcccccctcctctctcttttttttaagccAAGGGCAAAGTATTATTCCGCTCTACGGTAGGTCTAAagggacatatatatatatatataccccaCACACTACAACCATCACAACTCACAAGAACCaccaacacaaaacaaaacaaagtttaGTACACCAGTGAAACGTAAAATTAATGTGTTCAGggtaaaataaacacgtatttaaTAGATTAGATAATGGATATGTTAATGGGAACTCCAACTATTATAATAGGGCAACCAATATAACGCACTACAGACTGAAACATTTGCACTTGAAGAGTAAAAGTATCCGCCTATGTATATCTCAGTACTGAAAGACCTTTTAACACGTACATTTATTCCGTGTTGACACGACATAAAAAGTCATGTCTATATAGGTTTTTCAACCGCGTAGTTTTATGCCACCTGGCGACGCGGCCCGTAGACATAAGTAAGGAGAAATTTATTGGAGAATAagacataaatgcatttatcaaGATTTACGCATCCTCCCATAGAGAATGTCGCTTCGACGCTCCCGCTGCTCAATGTGTGAAGGCACGGTAATGCAGGAGTCAAAAAGATAAAAGCTTTAAAGATTGAAATAGacaaaaacatttaatcaaGCTTACCTGATAAAATTCACGCATCTAGCTGAAACTGGTGTGGAACAGAACCTCCTCGACTCCTGTAAGAATAAATCAAATACTTCACAATTACAGTCGA
The sequence above is a segment of the Brienomyrus brachyistius isolate T26 chromosome 5, BBRACH_0.4, whole genome shotgun sequence genome. Coding sequences within it:
- the LOC125742334 gene encoding sterile alpha motif domain-containing protein 9-like, which produces MKLLKDDVLFQNSFGKEHYHRFLRDLCMRRNKIIKGDKSDTSFSPLIEHILEKENPEKAFEILKAAYTRFNEDPFFAQQLARLCYTYEKFPEAKVWADTAEKKMPHNSYILDTKGQVFKRWFNDKYKNLEGNISPESTVDTIATALEAIECFRTCEGAANLEQDSMNNSGYFSEVQVERDLLDLVLKVFPRGEKGRSECMQYLVTGHIPERVKKPWECFHSKLKFIHKNMHDALTRISEDLSYFQMDVSLDDDEQYSTELKIRNPVKWLARQTAWYGNFFKDVELPSKEQNQLSTRMKLCSLGGDNITSIFSLLSEKKQDQLESIVTVYGGLKKLDQMELANYIASQIALGCVSSASTSKLKELQACSHQFPRDRDRCHPNALFLLTLLFWPEDGDTNQERDNKYEILMSALDVLKRSFKIKQKNVPHKELRVFTHFYLGKGSGLSKIVHKSMIQAFKTFTVSQKRIKWFDGYIWKTPEIVHMLKRVQGWTEHGNVYIKGCKGKEIKIRALNSDSVPDGNENVEFYVGFTFQGPVACGITVCDAGET